One region of Flavobacterium pisciphilum genomic DNA includes:
- a CDS encoding DUF3127 domain-containing protein, protein MEVTGKVKVVNPEQQVSASFKKRELVVTTEEQYPQHIMIEFTQDKCDLLSNYKTGDPVKVSINLRGREWVNPQGETRYFNSIQGWRIERLDTAAPAQTPPMPAAEAFAPATNLNEDEPDDLPF, encoded by the coding sequence ATGGAAGTTACAGGAAAAGTAAAAGTTGTTAATCCAGAACAACAAGTTAGTGCATCATTTAAGAAAAGAGAACTTGTAGTTACTACAGAAGAGCAATATCCTCAACATATCATGATCGAATTTACTCAAGATAAATGCGATTTGTTGAGTAATTATAAGACAGGAGATCCAGTAAAAGTTTCAATTAACTTAAGAGGAAGAGAGTGGGTTAATCCACAAGGAGAAACGAGATACTTTAATAGTATTCAAGGATGGAGAATTGAAAGATTAGATACTGCTGCTCCAGCTCAAACACCTCCAATGCCTGCTGCAGAAGCTTTTGCACCAGCAACAAATTTAAATGAAGACGAACCAGACGATTTACCATTTTAA
- the aat gene encoding leucyl/phenylalanyl-tRNA--protein transferase gives MYHLSEVLFFPPVSEANYEGVLAIGGDLSTKRLQLAYRSGIFPWFNEGEPIIWWSPDPRMVLFLDELIVSKSMRNILNRNNFKVTFNQSFRDVISNCQKIKRDGQNGTWISNNMIDAYCKLHEMGFAKSIEVWQNDELVGGLYGVDLGHVFCGESMFSKVSNASKIAFIALVEYLKRGNYKLLDCQVYNEHLESLGCREIDRKEFISILKKE, from the coding sequence ATGTATCATTTATCTGAAGTTTTATTTTTTCCGCCAGTTTCAGAAGCTAACTATGAAGGAGTTTTGGCAATTGGAGGAGATTTATCTACCAAGCGATTGCAATTGGCTTATCGTAGTGGAATTTTCCCTTGGTTTAATGAAGGTGAACCCATAATATGGTGGTCACCTGATCCTAGAATGGTTTTGTTTTTGGATGAATTAATTGTGTCCAAGAGCATGCGCAATATTCTTAATAGAAATAATTTTAAGGTTACTTTCAATCAGAGTTTTAGAGATGTAATTTCAAATTGCCAGAAGATAAAACGGGATGGTCAAAACGGAACATGGATTTCTAATAATATGATCGATGCCTATTGTAAGCTTCATGAGATGGGTTTTGCTAAATCAATTGAGGTATGGCAAAATGATGAATTGGTAGGTGGTTTATATGGAGTAGATTTAGGACATGTTTTTTGTGGAGAAAGTATGTTCTCTAAAGTGTCGAATGCTTCAAAAATTGCTTTTATAGCTTTGGTTGAATATTTAAAAAGAGGTAATTATAAACTTTTGGATTGTCAGGTTTATAATGAACATTTAGAAAGCTTAGGCTGTCGTGAAATTGATCGAAAAGAATTTATATCGATTTTAAAAAAGGAGTAA